A window of Haloarchaeobius litoreus contains these coding sequences:
- a CDS encoding ABC transporter ATP-binding protein produces the protein MSKQAMSESQSTVQSEPMIQVRNLKTYYPGGGLIADEPVKAVDGVSFDIKKGETLGLVGESGCGKSTLGRTLVQLEDATAGTSRFQKPDVVEQMANTYGRRTVDLREVYADNDTVELVTKLFADGVQPKAVAPDRGWEDVSPDEIDAADFVQQTGMDVSDVIDQGFGPKLGLFGEKDFVFVEEGRIENGVYEVDRGYIDVTAAPARALKRLRGRQLGIVFQDPESSLNDRMTVGEIIREPLDVHSWGTPRERRERVRELLETVGLRPEHYYRYPHQFSGGQRQRVGIARSLALEPDFLVLDEPVSALDVSVQAKILNLLEDLQEEFGLTYLFIAHDLSVVRHICDRVAVMYLGNLMEIGPTDGLFENPGNPYTHSLLSAIPEPDPSASKDRITLRGTPPSPRDPPTGCPFSTRCPVKIRPDEYQHVDDDVWQRVEVFREVIRERTRADRSLTDHARELLGRSTRFSDVTDITDELFGDVDLPTEVAEHVREAAGFVEKGHDNKARNYLFDQFGSICDTDRPKHYQVSEDGRTSFCHRHVDRYEDPAPEFEKLKRNR, from the coding sequence ATGAGCAAGCAAGCGATGTCCGAGTCGCAGTCGACAGTCCAGTCAGAGCCGATGATCCAGGTGCGGAACCTGAAGACGTACTACCCGGGTGGCGGGCTCATCGCCGACGAACCCGTCAAGGCGGTCGACGGCGTGAGCTTCGACATCAAGAAGGGCGAGACGCTCGGCCTCGTCGGCGAGTCGGGCTGTGGCAAGTCGACGCTCGGGCGCACGCTCGTCCAGCTCGAGGACGCCACGGCCGGCACGAGTCGTTTCCAGAAGCCGGACGTCGTCGAGCAGATGGCGAACACCTACGGGCGTCGTACCGTCGACCTCCGCGAGGTGTACGCCGACAACGACACGGTCGAGCTGGTGACGAAGCTGTTCGCCGACGGCGTCCAGCCGAAGGCCGTCGCCCCGGACCGCGGCTGGGAGGACGTCAGCCCGGACGAGATCGACGCTGCGGACTTCGTCCAGCAGACCGGCATGGACGTCTCGGACGTCATCGACCAGGGCTTCGGCCCGAAGCTCGGGCTGTTCGGCGAGAAGGACTTCGTCTTCGTCGAGGAGGGCCGCATCGAGAACGGCGTCTACGAGGTCGACCGCGGCTACATCGACGTGACCGCCGCGCCGGCCCGCGCACTGAAACGGCTCCGCGGTCGGCAGCTGGGAATCGTCTTCCAGGACCCCGAATCGAGCCTGAACGACCGGATGACCGTCGGCGAGATCATCCGCGAGCCGCTCGACGTCCACAGCTGGGGGACGCCCCGGGAGCGCCGCGAGCGCGTCCGCGAACTGCTCGAGACCGTCGGACTGCGTCCGGAGCACTACTACCGCTACCCGCACCAGTTCTCCGGTGGGCAGCGCCAGCGCGTGGGCATCGCCCGCTCGCTCGCGCTCGAGCCGGACTTCCTGGTGCTCGACGAGCCGGTGTCGGCGCTGGACGTCTCCGTGCAGGCGAAGATCCTGAACCTGCTGGAGGACCTCCAGGAGGAGTTCGGGCTGACGTACCTGTTCATCGCGCACGACCTGAGCGTCGTCCGGCACATCTGCGACCGGGTCGCAGTGATGTACCTCGGCAACCTGATGGAGATCGGCCCGACGGACGGGCTGTTCGAGAACCCCGGGAACCCGTACACGCACTCGCTGCTGTCGGCGATTCCGGAGCCGGACCCGTCCGCCTCCAAGGACCGAATCACCCTGCGCGGGACGCCGCCGAGCCCGCGCGACCCGCCGACCGGCTGTCCGTTCAGCACGCGCTGTCCGGTGAAGATCCGACCCGACGAGTACCAGCACGTCGACGACGACGTCTGGCAGCGTGTCGAGGTGTTCCGGGAGGTCATCCGCGAGCGGACCCGTGCGGACCGATCGCTCACGGACCACGCCCGCGAGCTGCTCGGTCGGTCGACGCGCTTCTCCGACGTGACGGATATCACCGACGAGCTGTTCGGCGACGTCGACCTGCCGACGGAGGTCGCAGAGCACGTCCGCGAGGCCGCGGGCTTCGTCGAGAAGGGCCACGACAACAAGGCCCGGAACTACCTGTTCGACCAGTTCGGTAGCATCTGTGACACCGACCGGCCGAAGCACTACCAGGTCAGCGAAGATGGCCGAACGAGCTTCTGCCACCGACACGTCGACCGGTACGAGGACCCCGCACCGGAGTTCGAGAAGCTCAAGCGGAACCGATGA
- a CDS encoding DUF7529 family protein produces MPDVPDSEHDDEYVDRIANNADTLKNAWQGALEDMEALADEREAEGWETVTMMAGSTGCQHREAGDDDDDRFGMVFVVPSNHGEEFTEVFGDKEFPEYEVYRREVDGNVFLVVEYRDPETETAIFVAAQYELRHAPGMVHDAEDAGEFYTYVQKLDGAVLGVFKHDSHEKFVPYAERIDDWKPQV; encoded by the coding sequence ATGCCAGACGTCCCCGACAGTGAACACGACGACGAGTACGTCGACCGGATCGCGAACAACGCCGACACCCTGAAGAACGCCTGGCAGGGCGCGCTCGAGGACATGGAGGCACTGGCGGACGAGCGCGAGGCCGAGGGCTGGGAGACGGTGACGATGATGGCCGGCAGCACCGGCTGCCAGCACCGCGAGGCGGGCGACGACGACGACGACCGCTTCGGGATGGTGTTCGTCGTCCCGTCGAACCACGGCGAGGAGTTCACCGAGGTGTTCGGGGACAAGGAGTTCCCCGAGTACGAGGTGTACCGCCGCGAGGTCGACGGAAACGTGTTCCTCGTCGTGGAGTACCGCGACCCGGAGACGGAGACAGCCATCTTCGTCGCCGCGCAGTACGAGCTGCGCCACGCCCCCGGCATGGTCCACGACGCCGAGGACGCGGGCGAGTTCTACACCTACGTCCAGAAGCTCGACGGGGCCGTCCTGGGCGTGTTCAAGCACGACTCCCACGAGAAGTTCGTCCCCTACGCCGAGCGTATCGACGACTGGAAGCCCCAGGTCTGA
- a CDS encoding DUF7555 family protein, whose translation MSDRPPEVVGAIRLGRKTLDALAYAVLLAAAVAGTSAFFELSGEGTLFRTKYVLFWVGFALLAYASFQLRPDSPSKLESKGEFVTSGDDRQKRASGSVGARSLTRLERLAAWLPPMRWVRVNPDDRFSTHTKQFLAAVLMLGLSMAMEFLFGVAAPGTA comes from the coding sequence ATGAGCGACCGGCCCCCGGAGGTGGTCGGAGCGATCCGACTCGGTCGGAAGACGCTGGACGCCCTGGCGTACGCGGTCCTGCTGGCCGCCGCAGTCGCGGGCACGTCGGCGTTCTTCGAGCTCTCGGGGGAGGGAACGCTGTTCCGGACGAAGTACGTGCTGTTCTGGGTCGGGTTCGCGCTGCTCGCGTACGCGTCGTTCCAGCTGCGGCCGGACTCGCCGTCGAAGCTGGAGTCGAAGGGTGAGTTCGTCACCAGCGGCGACGACCGACAGAAGAGGGCGTCCGGGTCGGTCGGCGCACGGTCGCTGACCCGACTCGAACGCCTCGCTGCCTGGCTCCCGCCGATGCGGTGGGTCCGGGTGAACCCGGACGACCGGTTCTCGACGCACACGAAGCAGTTCCTGGCGGCGGTGCTGATGCTCGGGCTCTCGATGGCGATGGAGTTCCTCTTCGGCGTCGCCGCTCCCGGGACGGCCTGA